A region from the Francisella orientalis FNO12 genome encodes:
- the aroB gene encoding 3-dehydroquinate synthase: MISQLLVNPTSSESYNIIIDFSLDISHIISHIENKQVLVVTNTTVAGLYLDGFLESIPDRLDIKVCVLEDGEQYKSQASLDKILSSLLENQYTRNSTVLVALGGGVIGDITGFAAAIYQRGVDFIQVPTTLLSQVDSSVGGKTAINHPLGKNMIGAFYQPKLVYTSVQFYQTLPQREYTSGMAEVVKYAFISKDFYYWLDLNRDKILAKDASTLIDMVKKSCQIKAQVVAEDEKETTGARAIVNFGHTFCHAIEKCQKYLGLKHGEAVGVGMAQAIDFSCYLGMISEQQAKDFKEFIISFNISIDFPRDICQKEFLDVMLLDKKNSNKELKFILIKDIGDLALQKQSKRDLELFLTVSNRK, translated from the coding sequence GTGATTAGTCAACTATTAGTAAATCCTACATCCAGTGAGAGTTATAATATTATAATAGATTTTTCACTAGATATTTCTCATATTATTTCTCATATTGAAAATAAACAAGTATTAGTTGTTACAAATACTACAGTTGCTGGTTTATATCTTGATGGATTTTTAGAGTCAATACCTGATAGGTTAGATATCAAAGTATGTGTGCTTGAAGATGGCGAACAATATAAATCTCAAGCAAGCTTAGATAAGATATTGTCATCTTTATTAGAAAACCAATATACTCGCAACTCTACTGTGTTAGTAGCATTAGGTGGTGGTGTTATTGGAGATATTACAGGTTTTGCTGCTGCAATATATCAGCGAGGAGTAGATTTTATCCAAGTTCCAACTACACTATTGTCACAGGTAGACTCTTCTGTTGGTGGTAAGACAGCAATAAATCATCCTTTAGGTAAAAACATGATAGGAGCTTTCTATCAACCAAAGCTTGTTTATACATCTGTACAATTTTATCAAACTTTACCTCAACGAGAATATACATCTGGTATGGCTGAAGTTGTTAAGTATGCTTTTATCTCAAAAGATTTTTATTATTGGCTTGATTTAAATAGAGATAAAATTTTAGCTAAAGATGCTTCTACCTTGATAGATATGGTCAAAAAAAGTTGTCAGATTAAGGCTCAAGTTGTAGCAGAAGATGAAAAGGAAACTACGGGCGCTAGAGCAATCGTTAATTTTGGACATACATTTTGTCATGCTATTGAGAAATGTCAAAAATATCTAGGTTTAAAGCATGGAGAAGCTGTAGGTGTTGGGATGGCTCAGGCTATAGATTTCTCTTGCTATTTGGGGATGATATCAGAACAACAGGCAAAAGATTTTAAGGAGTTTATAATTAGCTTTAACATTTCTATTGATTTCCCTAGAGATATTTGTCAAAAAGAGTTTTTAGATGTAATGCTTTTGGATAAGAAAAATAGTAATAAAGAGTTGAAATTTATTCTTATAAAAGATATCGGTGATTTAGCTTTGCAAAAACAATCTAAAAGAGACTTAGAATTATTCTTGACTGTTTCTAATAGAAAATAA
- the aroK gene encoding shikimate kinase AroK: MIRTKNIFLIGPVGAGKSTIGKQLAKQLKLEFIDSDDTIEKKCGVDVNWIFDLEGEEGFRKRERDVIAEILTEKQNIVLATGGGAILDPDTRSLLSSRGKVVYLEATIEQQLERTAKDTKRPLLRVDDKRPVLEQLMVEREPLYRSIADVVVETNGATVKNIVNKISTFLVEETIL; the protein is encoded by the coding sequence ATGATAAGAACAAAAAATATTTTCTTAATTGGTCCAGTTGGTGCTGGAAAATCTACTATTGGTAAGCAATTAGCAAAACAGTTAAAGTTAGAGTTTATAGATTCTGATGATACGATAGAAAAAAAATGTGGTGTTGATGTTAACTGGATTTTTGACCTAGAAGGTGAAGAAGGCTTTAGAAAGCGTGAGCGAGATGTTATTGCTGAAATTTTAACAGAAAAACAAAATATAGTATTAGCGACGGGTGGTGGTGCTATACTTGATCCAGATACAAGATCATTATTATCGTCGCGTGGTAAGGTTGTTTATCTTGAAGCTACTATTGAACAACAATTAGAAAGAACTGCTAAAGATACAAAGAGACCTCTTTTAAGAGTCGATGATAAAAGACCTGTGTTAGAGCAATTAATGGTTGAAAGAGAGCCTCTGTATAGAAGTATCGCTGATGTCGTTGTAGAAACTAATGGCGCAACAGTAAAAAATATAGTCAACAAAATATCTACATTCTTAGTTGAAGAAACAATCCTGTGA